In Pedobacter sp. WC2423, the following are encoded in one genomic region:
- a CDS encoding ATP-binding protein: MIENTFGMNIIPDNDSERLLALKRYRVMDSPSEASFDNIARLCTQIFNVPISLVSLVDAERVFFKANAGMGKAKDANRGKSLCALAVLNPEPTIFEDALKEACLIANPNVAGDFGLRFYAGAPLITHDGFLIGTLCIIDQQPRVFSKQEEVILKGLATAVMDQLELRLSALEEIGKQQVINNELIQHQEEMQSINEELTVINEELQESREHLQQLNGDLKKSENRFRELIEQAPVAISIYSGPELIIEQANTSMLNMLGRTAEIIGKPLLIARPELIAHPYLKVIRNVLESGEDHIGLGVKAPVIDNGSVKEKYFDVTYKALKDELGNITGVIVLGIDVSEKIASRLRETEMNEELAVINEELTASNEDLISSQDYLIEVNSHLNRSESRFRGILQQATAGIMVCNGREMIIESVNDTMLGIIGKSADIVQKRFADAIPEIEGQPFLKLLDDVYTTGTTHVFNETKAIVDHNGQLVEGYFNITYQAIKDDKEIITGILIVATDVTQQVHSKKEVQKAEDMLRFSVEAAKIGTFVINQTTRVMVASPRLKEIFGYYPEEEMPYDAAVVQISEEHRERVLAAVEAAFIKGEDYFTEYSLTGFHDQQLRWVRAVGKLNQFTADGEIYFSGAIIDITEQKQDEQRKNDFISMVSHELKTPLTSLKGYLQILEQRAKKAQESTSILMHDKANSQVKKMITMINGFLNVSRLDSGKIHIEKRDFDITSLFKEADEEAQSTIFSHQVIFAEAESAILNADRDKVGQVIHNFVSNAVKYSPEGSLVLVSSKINNGELLVQVKDQGRGIKAQDKDKLFDRFYRVFNDDIISGFGIGLYLCAEIIERHQGKIGVESEFGEGSTFWFSLPVCPVSF, encoded by the coding sequence ATGATTGAAAATACTTTCGGCATGAATATTATTCCGGATAATGATTCCGAAAGGCTTTTGGCACTTAAACGATATAGGGTTATGGATAGCCCTTCTGAGGCTTCTTTTGACAATATTGCCCGCTTATGTACACAAATATTTAATGTTCCGATTTCTCTGGTATCACTGGTTGATGCGGAAAGGGTATTCTTCAAGGCTAATGCAGGCATGGGGAAAGCCAAAGATGCAAACCGGGGCAAGAGCTTATGTGCGCTGGCTGTTTTAAATCCGGAGCCAACAATATTTGAAGATGCTTTAAAAGAAGCCTGTCTGATCGCAAACCCGAATGTTGCAGGAGATTTCGGTTTAAGATTTTATGCAGGCGCACCGCTGATTACGCACGATGGCTTTCTGATTGGAACCTTATGTATTATCGATCAGCAGCCCCGTGTATTTTCTAAACAGGAAGAAGTAATTTTAAAAGGACTCGCTACGGCTGTTATGGATCAGCTGGAATTGAGGTTATCTGCATTAGAAGAGATTGGCAAACAACAAGTGATTAATAATGAATTGATTCAGCATCAGGAAGAGATGCAAAGTATCAATGAAGAGCTCACTGTAATCAATGAAGAGCTGCAGGAGTCCAGAGAACATTTACAGCAGCTGAACGGAGATCTGAAAAAGAGCGAAAATCGTTTTCGTGAACTTATTGAACAGGCTCCGGTAGCGATCTCTATTTATAGCGGGCCTGAATTAATTATCGAACAGGCAAATACTTCTATGCTTAATATGCTGGGCAGGACAGCTGAAATTATTGGAAAACCTTTATTGATAGCAAGGCCGGAACTGATTGCTCACCCCTATCTGAAAGTGATCAGGAATGTTTTAGAATCAGGAGAAGATCATATAGGGTTGGGAGTCAAAGCACCCGTAATTGACAACGGATCAGTGAAAGAAAAATATTTTGATGTTACTTATAAAGCCCTTAAAGATGAATTAGGCAATATAACCGGAGTAATCGTTCTAGGTATTGATGTGAGTGAAAAGATAGCGAGTCGTCTGCGGGAGACAGAAATGAATGAAGAATTAGCAGTAATCAATGAAGAATTAACAGCTTCAAACGAAGATTTGATTAGTTCTCAGGATTATCTGATTGAAGTAAACAGTCATCTGAATAGAAGTGAATCCAGGTTCCGTGGAATATTGCAACAGGCAACTGCGGGGATTATGGTATGTAACGGCAGAGAAATGATTATTGAGTCGGTAAATGATACTATGCTTGGTATTATTGGTAAGTCGGCAGATATAGTTCAAAAGCGTTTTGCTGATGCTATCCCGGAAATTGAAGGACAGCCTTTTTTAAAGCTGCTTGATGACGTGTATACTACTGGAACAACACATGTTTTTAATGAAACCAAGGCTATTGTAGACCATAATGGTCAGCTTGTTGAAGGCTATTTTAATATAACTTATCAGGCCATTAAGGATGATAAGGAAATTATTACCGGAATTCTGATTGTAGCGACTGATGTAACCCAGCAGGTACATTCAAAAAAAGAGGTACAAAAAGCGGAGGATATGCTTCGTTTTTCTGTAGAAGCTGCCAAAATAGGAACTTTTGTCATTAATCAGACCACACGTGTTATGGTTGCCTCTCCCCGGTTAAAAGAAATCTTTGGCTATTATCCTGAGGAAGAAATGCCTTATGATGCTGCTGTGGTACAGATTTCTGAGGAGCATCGGGAGCGTGTACTTGCTGCTGTCGAGGCAGCGTTTATTAAGGGTGAAGATTATTTTACAGAGTATTCATTAACGGGATTTCATGATCAGCAATTGCGCTGGGTAAGAGCAGTAGGAAAACTAAATCAATTTACAGCAGATGGAGAAATCTACTTTTCCGGAGCGATCATAGATATTACGGAGCAAAAGCAAGATGAACAGCGTAAGAATGATTTTATTTCTATGGTAAGTCATGAACTTAAAACGCCACTGACCTCACTCAAAGGCTATTTGCAGATTTTAGAGCAAAGGGCTAAAAAGGCACAGGAAAGTACTTCAATACTGATGCATGATAAAGCAAATAGCCAGGTTAAAAAAATGATTACTATGATCAATGGCTTCTTAAACGTTTCGCGTTTAGATTCTGGTAAAATTCATATAGAGAAAAGGGATTTTGATATTACTTCTCTTTTTAAGGAGGCGGACGAAGAAGCACAATCTACTATATTTAGCCATCAGGTTATTTTCGCTGAAGCCGAATCAGCAATTTTAAATGCTGACCGGGATAAAGTGGGTCAGGTCATTCATAACTTTGTGAGTAATGCTGTCAAATATTCACCTGAAGGAAGTCTGGTTCTGGTCAGTAGTAAAATCAATAATGGTGAGCTATTAGTTCAGGTTAAGGATCAGGGAAGAGGAATTAAGGCTCAGGATAAGGACAAACTATTCGACCGCTTTTACAGGGTCTTCAATGATGATATTATCTCAGGTTTTGGTATTGGTCTTTACTTATGTGCGGAGATTATAGAAAGACACCAGGGAAAAATCGGGGTAGAAAGTGAATTTGGAGAAGGCAGTACCTTTTGGTTTAGTTTACCAGTATGTCCGGTTTCTTTTTAA
- a CDS encoding DUF2252 domain-containing protein gives MSLAERIITSNKGMLADMIQLKYQAMTESAFRFFRGTCEIFYQDLSLWKSMPGSPLSWICGDLHVENFGSYKSDDGQVYFDLNDFDEALLAPVAFELVRMLTSIFLCFDFLELEDLKAMNMATVFLKNYSAVLTRGKALAIEPRIAKGIISTFLMAVSKRKQSRLLDKRTEVRKRKVVLSLQDERHFELNKDLRKDLTEHLTDWINNHSKSPYNYKVRDVVFRLAGTGSVGTKRYMFLLENVLKRGKYLIVDMKQSQPSALMPYIKAPQPPWKTESERVVFAQELSQHMPCSLLSHTLFKGDSFVIKEMQPSEDKVKFRLIQDQYRDIFQVIDDMAALTASAHIRSSGRKGSAIADELIEFGKDTKWQQELINYAFNYAKKVKKDFKLFKSGFDSGIYANS, from the coding sequence ATGAGTTTAGCGGAACGAATTATTACCTCTAACAAGGGTATGCTTGCTGATATGATACAGCTCAAATACCAGGCAATGACAGAAAGTGCCTTTCGGTTTTTCAGAGGAACATGTGAAATTTTTTATCAGGACTTATCACTTTGGAAATCAATGCCCGGTTCTCCTTTAAGCTGGATATGCGGAGATCTTCATGTAGAAAACTTTGGCAGTTATAAGTCTGACGATGGGCAGGTTTATTTTGACCTGAATGATTTTGATGAAGCATTGCTCGCTCCAGTAGCATTTGAATTGGTAAGGATGTTAACCAGCATTTTCCTTTGTTTTGATTTTTTAGAACTGGAAGATCTCAAGGCGATGAATATGGCAACAGTCTTTCTGAAAAATTATAGTGCAGTTTTAACCAGGGGAAAAGCACTTGCCATAGAACCAAGGATTGCCAAAGGTATCATCAGTACCTTTTTGATGGCGGTATCTAAACGTAAACAGAGCCGTTTGCTGGACAAGCGTACTGAAGTCAGAAAACGGAAAGTCGTACTTTCTTTACAGGATGAAAGACATTTTGAGCTGAATAAAGACTTAAGAAAGGATTTAACTGAACACTTAACAGACTGGATAAACAACCACAGTAAAAGTCCTTACAATTATAAAGTACGTGATGTTGTTTTCCGGCTTGCAGGCACCGGAAGTGTAGGTACTAAACGCTATATGTTTCTATTGGAAAATGTCCTTAAGAGAGGAAAATACCTGATTGTAGATATGAAGCAGTCACAACCAAGTGCACTGATGCCCTATATTAAGGCTCCGCAACCTCCATGGAAAACTGAATCTGAACGTGTGGTTTTTGCGCAGGAACTTTCTCAGCATATGCCCTGCTCACTGTTAAGTCACACTTTATTTAAGGGCGATTCTTTTGTTATTAAGGAAATGCAGCCATCTGAAGATAAGGTCAAATTCAGGTTGATTCAGGATCAGTATAGAGATATCTTTCAGGTTATTGATGATATGGCTGCGTTAACCGCATCGGCTCATATCAGAAGTTCAGGTAGAAAAGGATCGGCTATCGCTGATGAACTTATTGAATTTGGTAAGGATACAAAATGGCAGCAAGAACTGATTAACTATGCCTTTAACTATGCAAAAAAAGTGAAGAAGGATTTCAAGCTATTCAAGTCTGGATTTGATTCAGGGATCTATGCCAACAGTTAA
- a CDS encoding GNAT family N-acetyltransferase has protein sequence MSISKASIADLSALLTLVNTTYRGETSTKGWTSEILLLAGEIRIDEEILTDYLTNLKISVLKYTNPEHQIIGCVYLEQKQEALYLGMLAVNPEFQDGGIGRMLLQGAEEHAKKQHSNKINITVIEDRTELIAWYQRRGYVITGKKSPFPLEYHKYGKPLKDIILIEMEKELHF, from the coding sequence ATGTCAATTTCAAAAGCCTCAATTGCTGATTTATCAGCACTACTAACCTTAGTCAACACTACTTATCGTGGTGAAACTTCCACTAAAGGATGGACATCTGAAATTCTTTTATTAGCGGGCGAAATTCGTATCGATGAAGAAATACTAACGGATTACCTGACAAATCTGAAGATTTCTGTATTAAAGTATACAAATCCGGAGCATCAGATTATTGGTTGTGTCTACCTGGAGCAGAAACAAGAAGCGCTCTATTTAGGTATGCTTGCAGTCAATCCTGAATTTCAGGACGGTGGTATTGGCAGAATGTTATTGCAAGGCGCTGAAGAACATGCGAAAAAACAACACAGCAATAAAATCAATATAACAGTCATTGAGGATAGAACTGAACTAATTGCCTGGTATCAAAGAAGGGGATATGTTATAACGGGTAAAAAATCTCCATTTCCGCTAGAATATCATAAATATGGCAAACCGTTAAAAGATATCATCCTGATTGAGATGGAAAAAGAACTTCATTTTTAA
- a CDS encoding WGR domain-containing protein has protein sequence MTRRFVNQDDNSNKFWNITTENKTQTITFGKVGTKGRELLKEFTTEAECETETAKLIAQKTKSGYVELKENDDIPVKEELSEAEVADLFFWESIRKSNKYRNSNWEDYDPDEHIENLTELLSKSGKQRLILFEKCLQEKLHELYTAEIAELFVILDNDFETKNGVITFEDSFSGDGFIYFRCWLLLKGKEFFEGLKKDLNTFLSPDFDFSIGNDWAEGLLYVADEAYGINHDNEDESEIRDAVSELYPDVVNYDDSEEMNRETESGAGYHKRYPKLVEEIVAIRKPS, from the coding sequence ATGACCAGAAGATTTGTAAATCAGGACGATAACTCTAATAAATTTTGGAATATAACTACAGAAAATAAGACTCAAACTATAACCTTTGGTAAAGTAGGTACAAAAGGCCGTGAATTGCTTAAAGAATTTACCACCGAGGCAGAATGTGAGACAGAGACGGCTAAACTAATTGCTCAGAAAACTAAATCTGGTTATGTGGAGCTTAAGGAGAACGATGATATTCCGGTTAAAGAAGAGCTCTCAGAAGCTGAAGTAGCAGATCTGTTTTTTTGGGAATCTATCCGGAAATCTAATAAATACAGAAACTCAAACTGGGAAGATTATGATCCTGACGAACATATAGAAAATTTGACAGAACTACTTTCTAAAAGTGGAAAGCAGCGGCTCATCTTATTTGAGAAATGTTTGCAGGAAAAACTTCATGAACTCTATACGGCAGAAATTGCAGAGCTCTTTGTTATTCTGGATAATGATTTTGAAACCAAAAATGGCGTAATTACCTTTGAAGATTCTTTTTCTGGCGATGGATTTATTTACTTCAGATGCTGGTTGCTTTTAAAGGGGAAAGAATTCTTCGAGGGATTAAAAAAAGATCTCAATACATTTTTATCACCTGATTTTGACTTTAGCATTGGCAATGACTGGGCAGAAGGGTTACTGTATGTTGCTGATGAAGCCTATGGCATTAACCACGACAACGAGGATGAATCTGAAATCCGGGATGCTGTTTCCGAATTATATCCTGATGTAGTGAATTATGATGATTCCGAAGAAATGAACAGAGAAACCGAAAGCGGAGCTGGATATCATAAACGCTATCCTAAACTAGTTGAAGAAATAGTCGCTATCAGAAAACCATCATAG
- a CDS encoding alpha/beta hydrolase yields the protein MKRKTVYFISGLGADRRAFRKLIFPPDFELVHLDWISPILNESLAAYAARLALRIDTSVPFYLVGLSFGGMLATEIAKKLNPVHTFLISSTTSYKGLPWYYRAAGKLRLQKLVPVSLLKKGNGIGLKLLGAKTQDEITLLKQLVTACDPYFMKWALTCILEWRNTERPVNLTHIHGTADNILPFRFTTKPDVIITGGGHFMVYANAREIMDVITSRC from the coding sequence ATGAAGAGAAAAACTGTATATTTTATCAGTGGTTTAGGGGCAGACAGGCGTGCTTTCAGAAAGCTCATCTTTCCACCTGATTTTGAATTAGTACATCTTGATTGGATTTCCCCTATCCTTAATGAATCTTTAGCAGCTTATGCAGCAAGATTAGCCTTGAGAATTGATACATCCGTACCATTCTATCTTGTCGGATTATCATTTGGCGGTATGCTGGCAACAGAAATCGCTAAAAAACTAAATCCTGTACATACTTTTCTGATTTCAAGTACCACTTCCTATAAAGGACTGCCCTGGTATTACCGCGCAGCAGGAAAATTAAGATTACAGAAGTTAGTGCCAGTTAGTCTTTTGAAAAAAGGCAACGGTATAGGCCTTAAGTTACTCGGTGCTAAAACACAGGATGAAATTACTTTACTCAAACAACTCGTTACAGCTTGTGATCCATACTTCATGAAGTGGGCGTTAACCTGTATCCTTGAATGGAGAAACACAGAACGGCCAGTAAATCTAACCCATATTCATGGAACAGCAGACAACATTTTGCCCTTTAGGTTTACAACAAAACCTGATGTCATTATTACTGGTGGCGGGCATTTCATGGTATATGCAAATGCTCGTGAAATTATGGATGTCATAACTTCTCGATGTTGA
- a CDS encoding D-glycero-alpha-D-manno-heptose-1,7-bisphosphate 7-phosphatase: protein MNKAIFLDRDGVLNHERNDYICRVEDFEVLEYQIPPLKRLFDEGYLLVIITNQGGIALQRYTEDTLADMHEILFNKFEEQGAEIIHAYYCPHHPTVNGECECRKPKSGMLLEAIAEYNIDPALSVMIGDKPRDVEAANGAGVKGILIAPDEHIDYDKVKAVLEGNQELS, encoded by the coding sequence ATGAATAAAGCAATTTTTTTAGACCGTGATGGGGTCCTTAATCATGAGCGGAATGACTACATCTGCCGGGTAGAAGATTTTGAAGTACTGGAATATCAGATTCCTCCTTTAAAAAGATTATTTGACGAAGGCTACCTTTTGGTAATCATTACCAACCAGGGAGGAATTGCTCTGCAACGTTATACGGAAGATACACTGGCTGATATGCACGAAATACTGTTCAATAAGTTTGAAGAGCAGGGGGCTGAGATTATTCATGCTTATTACTGCCCGCATCATCCAACTGTCAACGGTGAATGTGAATGCCGCAAGCCTAAGTCCGGAATGCTGCTTGAAGCTATTGCAGAATATAATATCGATCCTGCATTGTCAGTAATGATTGGCGATAAGCCAAGAGATGTGGAAGCTGCAAACGGAGCAGGAGTGAAGGGTATCCTGATCGCACCTGATGAACATATTGACTATGACAAAGTAAAAGCTGTTCTGGAAGGGAACCAGGAATTAAGCTGA
- the fsa gene encoding fructose-6-phosphate aldolase: MKFFIDTANLEQIKEAQDLGVLDGVTTNPSLMAKEGISGDQNVIDHYKAICAIVDGDVSAEVISTDFENIIKEGEALAKLDPKIVVKVPMIKDGVKAIKYFSSKGIRTNCTLIFSSGQALLAAKAGATYVSPFLGRLDDIGTDGLQLIEDIRLIFDNYGYETEILAASIRGPLHIINCAKLGADVMTGPLSAILGLLKHPLTDSGLATFLADHKKAAEAKA, encoded by the coding sequence ATGAAATTTTTCATTGACACAGCTAATCTTGAGCAAATCAAAGAAGCACAAGATCTTGGTGTATTAGATGGTGTAACGACCAATCCGAGCCTTATGGCTAAAGAAGGTATTTCAGGCGATCAGAATGTTATCGATCATTACAAAGCAATTTGTGCGATCGTTGACGGAGATGTGAGTGCTGAAGTTATCTCTACAGATTTTGAAAATATTATTAAAGAAGGCGAAGCTTTAGCTAAACTTGATCCAAAGATCGTAGTTAAAGTTCCGATGATTAAAGACGGTGTTAAAGCCATCAAATATTTCTCGTCAAAAGGAATCAGAACGAACTGTACATTGATTTTCTCTTCAGGACAAGCTTTATTGGCTGCTAAAGCAGGGGCTACTTATGTATCCCCTTTCCTTGGTCGTTTAGATGATATAGGTACTGACGGTTTACAATTAATCGAAGATATTCGTTTAATTTTTGATAACTACGGTTATGAAACTGAAATTCTTGCAGCTTCTATCCGTGGGCCACTACACATTATCAACTGTGCTAAATTAGGTGCAGATGTAATGACCGGACCATTATCAGCTATTTTAGGTTTATTAAAACACCCATTAACTGATAGCGGATTAGCTACATTCCTTGCTGATCACAAAAAAGCAGCTGAGGCTAAGGCTTAA